The DNA window CAAAGACAACGATCGACAGTAAAAGAACAATGTGCTTTAAGGATGTTTGGATGAGAAAGAAGGGACATTGTCTTGGCTTCGCGTCTAATGTTGTCGAGATCAGCTCTTGATTGATCAAGATCAATAGCTTTTATTGCTACGACAGATGAATTCATAGGAATACAAATGGCTTTGTACACAATAGCACTAACACCTCGACCAATTTCATCGACAATTCTGTAACATGTTGAGTCTAAAGGATACTGAAATTTTTTGTGCTCTTCTTCATTTTGCTCTTCTTGATTATAAGCCATGAAtgtgttttgtttgtttgtaaaGAAAGAGTTGAAGTATGGCAAATTTATGAATGGAAGTTTGTTGAAGAAAGAGTAAAAAGTTGAGGATACAGAGAAGGTTGGAGTGGTTTTCCTGTGAAAGATTTTATTAGTCTTTTTAAAGTGTTTTGTGTTTGTGCATGTGAATTTTCAACTGCATTTCTAACTAGATATTCAGATGTGGATCATGAAAAATgttaaaggtcacaacccttcgggaGAATCACAATCCTTCATTTTctattcacacctttaaaacccaacaaaaaatTAGCTTGGTTGCCCAGTTTTGAGACATACTTACGTGTTATGAATGTTGAGACTTTGCTACCACTCGATTGGATTCTGTGTGTCTTATAACTTCATGGCTTGAAACTAAAGCATTTTTAGCTAAATTGCAATGTGCATGTTGTTATAAGACTTGAAGATTTATCGAAGTTCACAATTAACTCTAGAAgtatcatttaatttgaaatgaataCTTTTACTGGTATAAAATGGAACAAATAGACATATGTATTCTACATGTATATTACGATAGGACACATATGTTtacttattcaactttatacaaattttaatgTCTACTtgtacatataaaaaaaattggaaggcataatatttatttaaaagaagcTACtacaaaggaaaagaaaatccTAATGGTGGTTAAACATGTCTCTATCTTGCTAAAACCAGTGTGACTCTTCAACCAAAATATTTAAGGGTCGAAAAAAGAAAACTACAAGGGAAAAGTTAGTAGGATCAAGAGCGGAATTAGAATATTGACTATCGATTTGATAAAACTCAATAACTTTTGATTCGAGTGAACAAAGAATAATGGAATTGGACTAGGCCCATACTGTGAATCCAATACAAATTTACAACCACGATATATAGATGGGCTAGATTCAATCTCTGTCCTCAAAGGATTGGATAAGTAATTGGCAGATAGATGTCTTATCTTCCTTGCACTTTGGGTCTACTCTCATCCTCAAACGACAAAACATATACTTTAGAGTTTAGAGTTTTAATTTAAGTTCATTATTTGCTAATGACGATAAAATTTGTGTAAGAACTTTTTACATcatcatattatatttatatgttgttGTAGCAAATTACATCTGtcttgttttaatgaagtttacctaaaacatttttttggaTAATCATTCTTAATACCTATGCATTATAGCACTATACAAATATGAATGTTCAATGAAAAGCTTTTGTTATAAATGAATTTCCAAATCCTTCTTTTATAGAGAACAGCCCTCCCCACTCTCTATTTGTTTAGTAGAATTGTGCTCCAGTCTCAATAATTTAGGGTAGTTTGGCAGTGGATAGAGTTATATATGTACAATGTATTAGTATTAGTATGGGTATTAATTATGCACGTATTAGTAATGTGGTATTAGTTATATGAATATTAGTtatgtaaatattaattatacaagtattagttatgcaagtTTAGTTATGCGGAGTTTTGTTATACATAAATTAATCTTTTGGATGTTggatttttatattaaaagttagtaaaattatatatattttttaaaaaaattaaaacatttatttACAATCCTTTCCTTCTTTAACTTTGTATTTTTCCATCTTTAactttgtatttaaattaaaatatttctttaattatgTAGTAGAAGAAAGTAGTCAAGTGAGAGTGAAGggtaatattttcattttaactttttattcatgtattaactATACACATATTAATTATTCGACCTTCTACTTCgcataaattatatacaaatttcctcataacttatacatgtattcgttatacaaatttcaaaattgtcAACCAAATGTCGTATtaatttattcataaataattttttcttatacaCCTATCAAACatcatattaattatatacatgaataattttttcttatccACCTATCAGACGATGTATTAATTATACACACGAATAACTTGTTTCTTATCCACCTACTAAATATTGTATAAGTTATACAAACTCTAATGCataaataaaacttattttatactTTGGGAAGTTGTGGTATGCTTAATCTCAAAGTTCTTCCCCTTGTTGAGTAATGAAAGTTGGCATGTAAAACGTACAATTTtcttaggaaaaaaaaagatttgtcTCCTTGCTAAAAGTGTAAAAGTGGAGTTCTCCTAGTACTTTTTCTGAATTTTTAGCTATTTATCTTATCTTATCTCATGAGACATAATTTTTCTTCATTGAATATTTATTCTATCtatgtatcatattttttgAAGTGTTTGTAATATGCAAGAAAGTACTATAAAAGGTACGTAAATTGGTAAAAAAAGTATCTTAAACTTATAAACTGAcaaataatttaagataattattattaaacattttgataaataatttgagacgatattagtaatgcatgtAGTTTCAACTAAATTCAATaggaataaattaaataataaaatatgccTTCATTTATAGATGGAATCACAAGCAAATGCATATGTCTTCCTTTTTAATAAGGTCTACTAATAGCGTCTTATAGGTGAGAAGGCAGTGGGTTTGAATCAGTGTGTACAGAGGATATCTTTCttctccatatttttttttgtcacatATAAACATGCCAACTAAGTCCTAtgacacatatttttttagtcaatttaaaaagaatgatagatttgtatatacagtaatgattaaattttaaaatatatattttatttgtcttattatTAATGGACAGAGTTATTTGATATCTATTACTGGGGAAGGTGATAGATATTTCATGAGATTAGTTAGGATGTATGAAAGTTAGCCCATACATCacaattatcaatttttttaaaaacattatgtcaagtcaaacaataatacataaattatgacGGCAGAGAGTATTTATTAGCACTTCACTGCAATACATGGGGATGAGTGGGTTTGTTGTGTTGTGTCCTTCAATTGACCAGCAGTTCCTCACTAAATCTAAAGCTAAACATGGTACAATCTTTTGTATTCTTTGGATAGTTCTGAAACAATGTCTCTTTCTCCATTGAAATAAAATGGAAACAAAATCTATCATTCATTATTTACTTTGGAATTTTAAATCTAAGGGTGATTTGACCTATCTTATTACTCATCATCATTACTTGCATTCACTTCCACCTAgcaaacaacaaataataataatcgtATAAAATACTACATGACTCGTTTTCAAAATACTCCTGGATTTTTATATGTTGCcattttaattaagaaaaaaaattgtgccaAAGTTTATATTTGTTGCTAATTTAGAATATTCCGTATGATTAGTGCtatcaaataacttttttaattgTATATAACAAAACCTTAAGCGTCATATAAAATAATTGGATTATTCATTTTGCACTTGAGATGCTGATATAAGTTTCAACATATATACCATCAGACTTTCTCTGtataattatttatactatGTGATAACATTTCACAATAACAATCAAGTTTttctttgattaattttcatGTTATACTAGTATATGTTTTCTATAACAGTATTCgttatatcaataaaaaaatgtctAAACAAACAATATCGATATAGAAAAATTTGAATATTACtgtattttctatttatttgttttgaacATGCAAGGACATACATTAAAACATATACTAAGGTTTTTGTATCTAATTAATAATAGGAGTAATAAAGTAAAGAGAGCCAAAACATCATGGCATGTATCATTAATTTCCTGATATTAGAAGAATGAATTCAGCTTTATGCTTTAGTTGCATGAAGGGTGAgtcatttgataaaaaaattttgtATCACAAAATAGAGAGTACTCAGCTTCGAGTTTAGAGAATGGAAAAATCATGAATAAAAttgcttttttaaaaatgaatttatacaagacaaatacaaaatatatagttaGATCAGTGtcaaatattatataatcataaataaaaaaatgagaagatCAAGAGAAAGTTGCATGATCTTGGAGAACAAAGCTTCCATATTAAGTAATTTGTGAGCAAATATATAGTTTTTCTCCTAATATAAATACTCTCTAATGTTTTTATTCTTCTAACTTAGTATTTTTATGGCCATATTGtataacccccccccccccccccaaactcAACATGACCTTCCCACTATCCTACCCCAACTATCATCTTTTCCTCTAAAAACACACACATCCCAAGTCTAATTAagctctcttctctctctctctctatatatataaatatatatatcatcatcatcatcataaccTAATACTAAGGACTTGAAACATCAAAGCTGCTTCATGGAAAGACAGATGAAAATATTGAGTAACAACAACAATGTTAAAGAGTCTTATAATTATGGAAATGAAGATGATGGATTACTAATGTGTACTTGGCCTCCAAGTTGTTACACATGTAGTTTTTGTAAAAGGGGATTCAAATCAGCTCAAGCACTTGGTGGACATATGAATGTTCATAGAAGAGATAGAGCCAAGTTCCTCATGATGAGACACCACTCACCACCACCAACAACAAATGATAAACATACGTATTCTCTTCTAAATCTCAACCCTAACCCTAACCCTAATATTTCATCATCGTCAACGCCACCaccaccttcttcttcaagaaaatTCTCTCATTATAGTAATGGTGGTGCTTCTCATGAAATCATGAGGAAACGTGTTGTAATTCCAAACTTGAAAAGTAGTAGTACTACTACCAAAGACTCTTTATGCATGCAAGACAAAGAATTTGTGAGATTGGACTTGCAAATTGGCTTGTTTACTGAATCCAAGCAAGAATTGGATCTGGAACTTCGACTCGGATACACTTAATTAGACCATGTTAGAATCAAACGCTTACCGATCATCATTACCAAAAGTTACTGCTGATAGGAAGAGTGtaactttatttcttaacttctaagcccATTTTCCGATCTGTATCACTTCAACCCCTTTGTGGGGTTTGCTATAGGCAGGTTTTTGGCGTTACCCAACAAACCAAATTTTTACAGCTTTAAAGTTTGTAACATGGAGCAAAGTTTGTTCAAATTATTCCATGAAGATTACCTCGATCAACTTATATATGTACTtgctaatttatttttgtaggattacactgaatatgttattattgttgcaGGTTAAAacaatactccctccattccatattaagtcaatttttgaggtattttccatttttcaaattaacttaattgttcagttttcaaaACTACTTTTAtagtgttcttccaattttaaccttcattagttagttttggaattagtgattaattaatatttagttattttaatcataaatttgacaataattaataaggataaaaatggaaaattaggttcaatttatgtcttaatctacttttcttaaagggtgtgaaacacctcaaaaattaacttaatatggaATGAAGGGGTATATATCTACAAATTTTGACCAACAGGCAACAAGTGGATCCACACTGCTACTTTAATTTATGCCAATGTTTTATTATAAGTAGAATATTGTTGGAAAGgacataattttcattttcatgacCTTGCAAGCATTTACAAGTGCATGGGGTGCACATGGGAAAATGTTGCATTTATGAGGAAAGTGAATTCACATGAAGTACCACTACTTTTGCTTGAATATATCATGCATCaccagaagaaaaaaaagttgttcaCTTTGATGGAAACAAAAGTGCCACACAAATGTTCATTAAAATAGAATTGATTCTCCACCTTATGAAAGTCTCTAATTTTCAATCATATAATGGATAATTTTATACTTGTTGAACCTTTAACAATCAAACTAACTAGTTGATATTTTGTGAAATATGTCTTTTGACGAAGATGTTAcagtaaaacaaataaaaaaattagtggCAATAATTTATGCAATTTTTTGTTAGATTATATTTAGCGACAATAGTAAATATGAGTTTTTATAACCAACACTTTATATAAGTGTTGCTAAAGGCGATTCTAGATATAATTGCATTAACTCAATTGCGCTACTAAATTATTGCCACTAAATGTCCCTTTCGTTGTAGTGATAGTCGTAGATACTGAAATTTGACTAGCTAGCTATACACTCTCATGATCATTTTATCGCAACACAAGTACTTCCTTTGTCTCGATTTatacaattcattttttttttcaatttgaccGATGCATGtttgaaataaaaagataatttacaCAATGGAAAATAAGGAACCAAGAAGTTTTTTCTCTAGCTAGGGTGTTATTGCTTTGTTTCTTGTAGGAGACTGACATTGTGACACAGTGATGGCAAGTGGATTATTACAAGTTTTCCTGAAGTATGAACAAATTGATACCTTTATTTcatgtctctctctctctgccatttcaaaatttcatgtagCTTCTATGAAGACCAAACAATAATAGATGGTATATATTGTACTATAAAATTTCCTTAAAAGTTAGagtttaaaattgaagaatgaCAATTCCATTTGTCCAGAAGCTATACCCGTATTTTATTTGAATGGCCCACATACaatataattgaagtttttttttttgtttctcactCGTACGCAGGGGACTCAAACTCGAGGATTGAATCCAAGTGATGTTAAATTGTggggaaaaattatttttgatgttCGATGAAATGGTCATAGAAAAATCATGTGAACTGCTTCAAAAAGAATTTGTCGGTTATGCTGCAAAGTGTATCTTAGTAAGGTATGACTTCTTTGGatttgaagaaggaaaaaaattgaaccTTTCATTTCAAGAATCAAACGTGGTCGTTGAACTTTTGTTACCTTTAAGTTTTACAATAAGTTTTTTTCCCGACTTTATGATGCGTAATTGATGGATTATAATTTTATTCGTTACTTATTTATTCATAATATTACTCCTTATTTGAAGAGACATATGTGTTCTTACCTGAtagttttcaaatttcttaattatttatatcGTGACATTTGATTTTGATAACCGCATTGAAGGTTTGATTAGGAACTATGAAAGGATGGTGGAGCATATTGTCTAGCTACTTCAAGTGTAAAGGCATCAgattatgataattttttagGTGTTCACAGTACATGTTTTAGTAGGTCATTTTATCGGTGGTGCAACTGCTActtatttatgaatatttggTGCAGGAAGTTCTAGCATTTTTTCAGAGTGGACGCAATTCATCTGCTTACGCAATAAAATAAGAATGATAATATTCAATAGATTTTTGCATATTTCacttatttgttattgttttgttttattgtaCCATAAATTTTTACCTGTGAGGGTATGTAATAACTTATACTtcttcgttttaatttgtttgtcttatatttttttaaatcaatttcaaaaaaaatatatctctttccctttttggtacatatatatctttaatttaagattataaaattcaaaaaaaattaactttcttaaatttcttaTTGAGTCAAAACGAGACAATCAATTTAAAATGGAGGGcgtagaaaaaatgaaaatatggaAAGGAGATGCCTTTACATATTAACCTGAAGACATTTCCAAATCTAATTTTGTGATTAGTTGATGAGAGATACATTTGAGTAAAGTTTTG is part of the Solanum stenotomum isolate F172 chromosome 8, ASM1918654v1, whole genome shotgun sequence genome and encodes:
- the LOC125872417 gene encoding transcriptional regulator SUPERMAN-like, which codes for MERQMKILSNNNNVKESYNYGNEDDGLLMCTWPPSCYTCSFCKRGFKSAQALGGHMNVHRRDRAKFLMMRHHSPPPTTNDKHTYSLLNLNPNPNPNISSSSTPPPPSSSRKFSHYSNGGASHEIMRKRVVIPNLKSSSTTTKDSLCMQDKEFVRLDLQIGLFTESKQELDLELRLGYT